One part of the Dyadobacter sp. 676 genome encodes these proteins:
- a CDS encoding FG-GAP-like repeat-containing protein, which translates to MKFSKWLRGLSPAVFLAAVCVQACGPAGRSREAELTGELAEGKDAARKHCGTCHLPVEPALLDKDTWKNRVLPVMAPYFGIEVWQRNQYFANEGSAMPITEWMKIVAYYDSLAPAHLPAARPPVQGDWAGFSIKKPANDTTRLATTTMVAIDSAADAIYTSSSEVPALLRWGRAFDRRTALPLTSPAMHMLFAGQPVVTAVGEMRAYDVSKGGLYRLGTSGNAEASPFATGLRRPLHTSEGDFNRDGRTDYVVSEFGHNQGGLYVYRQREAGDFEKLPVREAAGATQSVTGDFNGDGWTDIIALFAHAQEGIWLFINDRKGGFSEKPLLRFPPVYGSSSFQLADFNRDGQPDLLYTAGDNSDYSRILKPYHGIYIFLNKGNFQFGQSWFFPVNGATKAMAADFDGDGDPDIASIAFFADLADNPGEKFLYFNNESSNAGLKFQCVSPPIARYGRWICMDVNDWDGDGDPDIVLGNYSKGFLNQEEVKADWNVYLPFIVLSNDHKPH; encoded by the coding sequence ATGAAATTTTCGAAATGGCTTCGGGGGCTGTCGCCGGCTGTCTTTCTGGCGGCGGTGTGTGTGCAGGCATGCGGGCCGGCGGGGCGGTCGCGCGAGGCGGAGCTTACCGGCGAACTGGCAGAAGGAAAGGACGCCGCAAGAAAACACTGCGGCACCTGCCATTTACCGGTAGAGCCCGCATTGCTCGATAAGGACACCTGGAAGAACCGCGTGTTGCCGGTGATGGCGCCCTATTTCGGGATAGAAGTGTGGCAAAGGAACCAGTATTTCGCCAACGAAGGTTCTGCGATGCCCATTACCGAATGGATGAAAATAGTGGCTTACTACGATTCCCTCGCGCCCGCGCATTTGCCCGCTGCGCGCCCGCCCGTGCAAGGGGATTGGGCTGGTTTCAGTATTAAGAAACCAGCAAACGACACAACACGGCTGGCTACCACGACGATGGTGGCCATTGATTCGGCCGCCGATGCTATTTATACAAGCAGCTCCGAAGTGCCCGCATTGCTTCGCTGGGGCCGGGCGTTTGACAGGAGAACGGCATTGCCGTTAACTTCCCCTGCTATGCATATGCTGTTTGCCGGCCAGCCGGTGGTAACTGCGGTGGGCGAAATGCGTGCTTATGATGTTTCGAAAGGTGGGTTGTACCGGTTGGGGACTTCCGGCAACGCGGAAGCTTCACCGTTTGCGACCGGCCTCCGCAGGCCGCTGCATACCTCAGAAGGCGATTTCAACCGCGACGGCAGGACCGATTACGTGGTGTCCGAATTCGGTCACAACCAGGGCGGCTTGTACGTGTACAGGCAAAGGGAGGCGGGGGACTTTGAGAAACTGCCTGTACGCGAAGCGGCGGGAGCTACGCAGTCGGTTACCGGCGATTTCAATGGCGACGGCTGGACAGATATCATTGCCCTCTTCGCACATGCGCAGGAGGGTATCTGGCTTTTTATCAATGACCGGAAAGGTGGTTTCTCAGAAAAGCCGTTGCTACGGTTTCCGCCGGTTTACGGCTCGTCCAGTTTCCAGCTCGCCGATTTTAACCGCGACGGCCAGCCCGACCTGCTCTATACCGCGGGCGACAACAGCGATTATTCGCGCATTCTGAAACCTTATCACGGTATTTACATTTTTTTGAACAAAGGAAATTTTCAGTTCGGGCAAAGCTGGTTTTTTCCAGTAAATGGCGCAACCAAAGCTATGGCCGCCGATTTTGATGGGGACGGCGACCCGGATATCGCTTCCATCGCATTCTTCGCCGACCTCGCCGATAATCCCGGTGAAAAGTTTTTGTATTTCAACAACGAGTCGTCAAACGCCGGTTTGAAGTTTCAGTGTGTTTCACCGCCTATTGCCCGCTACGGTCGCTGGATTTGTATGGATGTAAACGACTGGGACGGAGACGGCGACCCGGATATTGTTTTGGGTAACTATTCCAAAGGATTTTTAAACCAGGAGGAGGTAAAAGCGGACTGGAATGTGTATTTGCCATTTATAGTCCTGAGCAACGACCACAAACCGCATTGA
- a CDS encoding T9SS type A sorting domain-containing protein has translation MNKNLWIRALFLLIGVLCYGAAAAVNISGTAWIDADNDGIVDAGETGTNFGGTMYVNVVNASGAVIASTQVGPAGGYSFTGLPNNLTGHKLVLTNTPTNPKGNRIPGTYYVAEDVVGASNTANQANAPLLGEIALTNQTGNMQNQNFRMGQQTSFGCLDGIAYQIAIASGQTESSLYSYNVSSGTRTQIGGITPYNLNSLIYSTAADNFLWATVTNSNDIARIGAGAGTVVYDIQNLPSVSYNVGVELPNAYMLVYTSNATEFYVIDVDPSRPTFLELVDPANGYAAKTGAPYGTSVSAGFNSSDIAYLASTGLGYGITPSSNITTLNPVTGVVTTNATPVAGLPNAAYGGMFSDKAGKLYAFNNATGGFYRIDPVANTATLLSTSPPSGGNDAASCPNAFVECDTDIPVVPADVTLCPGNSTTFTVAPEGNGPFTYQWQQSTNGGGSWANLQTTPFTGPNGTYSGGGTATLTVTPTTTAWNNYRYRCVITSNLCTTNSSSATMNVFAIPGSPALVASTDAPICPATTYDLNRLVAGPAPTGSTLRFYTSATPSAATLVADPTQAPAGTYYARYENDGCSGPVSQPITITGCLTPFTCEDGVAYQVAAANGEPVSTLYAYNVVTGTRTQIAPLNTTVNSLIYSEIDNTLWATKNGTNSIVRIAADGTLLEYPIANLPTNFNVGTGLPGGYMLVYSSNQPRYYVIDINPARSTYLRLVDPANSYALQTGPTYGNALSAAINVADLVYEPVTGLVYGVETTTARLVTLNHVTGATTVGAVVAGLPTNTTFGAVFADPSGKLYAFANDPGTFHRINPTAATSTLLSTSITSNSNDGASCPNSILENLPFDCADGITYQVAAADGEPVSTLYAYNVSTGARTEIAPLPMTVNSLIYNSADNMLWATKNGTNSIVQIDREGGTVEYPIANLPAAGGFNVGVELPNGYMMVYQTNQPSFYVIDVDPNRPSTYLKLVDPTNGFAVQAGPTYGVPVSAPFGAFDFAYLPSTQLMYGFNADGRITTLNPLTGEVAVGEVIAGLPANNGGFGAVFADATGKLYAFHNNTGRFYKIDPVNNSASFMSTSVPSNSNDGANCVTATLCDIELTQPDPQMQTTQVGISASFTVDATGTGTLSYQWQVSADGGTTWTNLAPGGATDANGTYSGAATDSLSLTPFTTAWDGYQYRVIVDSDSDICTLTSAVGTLFVKPLPVTLVSFRVKKEGNGAKGIALLNWATTEETNSDRFEIERSTDARHWTTIGIKASHGESNTLKQYDFVDNAPAEGINYYRLKMVDKDATFAYSSIQDTKFEASGLLAAYPNPATDRLKFKNFTNVKSVVLHNAAGVKVLDRKSVTSEGLDISKLAPGVYSVKLILTDGSESVQKIVIVR, from the coding sequence ATGAACAAAAATCTATGGATCAGAGCACTGTTCCTGCTCATCGGGGTGCTGTGCTATGGAGCAGCTGCGGCGGTCAACATCTCGGGGACCGCCTGGATCGATGCCGACAACGACGGGATCGTCGATGCCGGGGAGACCGGCACCAATTTTGGCGGCACGATGTACGTCAACGTCGTGAATGCGTCCGGCGCCGTTATCGCCTCCACGCAGGTGGGCCCTGCCGGTGGCTATTCGTTCACGGGCCTGCCCAACAACCTGACGGGCCACAAACTCGTACTTACCAATACGCCCACCAATCCGAAAGGCAACCGCATTCCGGGCACCTATTATGTTGCCGAAGACGTGGTGGGCGCCAGCAACACGGCCAATCAGGCGAATGCACCGCTGCTGGGTGAAATTGCTCTCACCAACCAGACGGGCAACATGCAGAACCAGAATTTCCGGATGGGCCAGCAAACTTCATTCGGCTGCCTCGACGGCATCGCCTACCAGATAGCGATCGCATCGGGCCAGACGGAATCTTCGCTGTACAGCTACAATGTGAGCTCTGGCACCCGTACCCAGATCGGGGGTATTACTCCCTATAACCTGAATTCGTTGATTTACAGTACCGCAGCCGACAACTTTCTCTGGGCGACCGTTACCAATTCGAATGACATCGCCCGTATCGGAGCCGGAGCCGGAACGGTTGTCTATGACATTCAGAACCTGCCATCGGTAAGCTACAACGTGGGTGTGGAGCTACCCAATGCCTATATGCTCGTGTACACCAGCAACGCCACGGAATTTTATGTCATCGACGTCGACCCGTCCCGTCCCACATTCCTTGAACTCGTGGATCCGGCCAACGGCTATGCCGCGAAAACCGGAGCTCCTTACGGCACATCTGTCTCCGCCGGCTTTAACTCGTCGGATATAGCCTACCTGGCTTCGACCGGTCTGGGTTATGGTATCACGCCCAGCAGCAACATTACTACGCTTAACCCCGTTACAGGCGTCGTTACCACCAACGCAACGCCGGTAGCAGGCCTGCCAAATGCCGCGTATGGCGGTATGTTCAGCGATAAAGCCGGCAAACTGTACGCATTCAACAACGCCACCGGCGGCTTTTACCGCATCGATCCCGTTGCCAATACGGCTACTTTGCTCTCGACCAGCCCGCCATCGGGCGGAAACGACGCCGCGAGCTGCCCCAACGCATTCGTGGAATGCGATACCGACATTCCGGTTGTCCCGGCCGACGTAACCCTTTGCCCTGGCAACTCCACGACATTCACTGTTGCCCCCGAAGGTAACGGGCCATTTACCTACCAGTGGCAGCAAAGCACCAATGGCGGCGGCAGCTGGGCCAATTTGCAGACAACGCCATTTACAGGTCCTAACGGAACCTACTCCGGTGGCGGCACCGCTACGCTTACCGTAACACCCACCACAACCGCCTGGAACAATTACCGCTATCGCTGTGTGATAACCAGCAACCTGTGTACGACCAACTCTTCGTCCGCTACGATGAACGTGTTCGCGATTCCCGGCTCGCCTGCGCTTGTCGCCAGCACCGACGCACCGATCTGTCCTGCAACGACCTATGACCTCAACCGACTGGTAGCTGGTCCTGCGCCGACCGGTAGCACACTGCGTTTCTACACCTCGGCGACGCCTTCGGCCGCAACGCTCGTGGCCGATCCCACACAGGCGCCCGCAGGCACGTACTATGCGCGTTACGAAAATGACGGCTGTTCTGGGCCTGTGAGCCAACCTATTACGATTACGGGCTGTCTGACGCCGTTTACCTGCGAAGATGGGGTAGCGTACCAGGTTGCGGCAGCGAATGGAGAACCTGTTTCAACGCTGTATGCCTATAATGTGGTCACCGGCACGAGAACACAGATCGCGCCGCTTAACACAACCGTAAATTCGCTTATTTACAGCGAGATAGACAATACGCTTTGGGCTACCAAAAACGGCACGAACTCGATTGTCCGCATCGCAGCCGACGGCACATTGCTGGAATACCCGATCGCCAACCTTCCCACCAACTTCAATGTGGGCACCGGGCTTCCGGGAGGTTATATGCTGGTTTACAGCAGCAATCAGCCGCGCTACTATGTAATCGATATCAACCCGGCGCGGTCCACTTATCTGCGCCTGGTTGATCCCGCCAACAGTTATGCGCTGCAAACCGGCCCTACTTACGGCAATGCACTGAGCGCGGCTATCAACGTGGCCGACCTTGTGTATGAACCTGTAACCGGGCTTGTTTACGGCGTGGAAACAACGACTGCGAGATTGGTGACGCTCAACCATGTTACCGGTGCGACGACCGTGGGAGCTGTCGTAGCGGGCTTGCCCACCAATACCACTTTCGGTGCGGTGTTCGCTGACCCCAGCGGGAAGCTTTACGCATTCGCCAACGATCCGGGCACATTCCACCGCATCAACCCTACCGCAGCCACCTCCACCCTGCTTTCGACAAGTATCACCTCGAACAGCAACGACGGTGCCAGCTGCCCGAACTCCATTCTGGAAAACCTGCCTTTCGATTGTGCCGATGGCATTACCTACCAGGTAGCGGCCGCTGACGGAGAACCTGTTTCAACACTTTACGCATACAATGTGAGCACTGGCGCCCGTACCGAAATCGCCCCGCTCCCGATGACCGTAAACTCGCTGATCTACAACTCCGCCGACAATATGCTGTGGGCGACCAAAAACGGAACCAATAGCATTGTACAGATCGACCGCGAAGGTGGTACCGTGGAATACCCGATCGCCAACCTGCCCGCGGCCGGTGGCTTCAACGTCGGCGTGGAATTGCCCAACGGCTATATGATGGTTTATCAGACAAATCAGCCCAGTTTCTATGTGATCGATGTTGATCCGAACCGTCCTTCAACTTACCTGAAACTGGTCGACCCGACCAACGGCTTCGCAGTCCAGGCCGGGCCGACCTACGGAGTTCCGGTAAGCGCACCATTTGGCGCATTCGATTTCGCTTACCTGCCGTCTACACAGCTCATGTATGGCTTTAACGCGGACGGTCGTATCACTACGCTCAATCCACTCACGGGCGAAGTGGCCGTGGGTGAGGTAATCGCCGGATTACCTGCCAATAATGGCGGTTTTGGAGCTGTTTTCGCCGATGCGACCGGCAAGCTCTACGCATTCCATAACAATACGGGACGGTTCTACAAAATAGATCCGGTCAACAATTCGGCCAGCTTTATGTCCACATCGGTCCCATCCAACAGCAACGACGGAGCCAACTGCGTGACAGCCACACTCTGCGATATTGAGCTTACACAGCCTGATCCGCAAATGCAGACAACCCAGGTAGGTATCTCCGCTTCGTTCACGGTAGACGCTACCGGTACCGGTACGCTGAGCTACCAGTGGCAGGTTAGCGCCGACGGCGGAACAACCTGGACCAATCTTGCGCCGGGTGGCGCAACCGATGCCAACGGAACCTATTCCGGTGCTGCCACCGATTCACTGTCTCTTACACCATTCACTACGGCGTGGGACGGATACCAGTACCGTGTCATTGTCGACAGCGATAGCGACATTTGTACCCTTACCTCGGCAGTGGGTACGCTGTTCGTCAAACCTCTGCCTGTCACGCTGGTTTCGTTCCGCGTCAAAAAGGAAGGAAATGGTGCGAAGGGTATTGCCCTGCTGAACTGGGCAACCACCGAAGAGACCAACAGCGATCGCTTCGAAATCGAGCGCAGCACGGACGCACGTCACTGGACGACTATCGGTATAAAAGCGTCGCACGGAGAGAGCAATACGCTGAAACAGTATGACTTCGTCGATAATGCACCAGCCGAAGGCATCAACTATTATCGCCTGAAAATGGTGGATAAAGACGCAACATTCGCTTACAGCAGCATTCAGGATACGAAGTTCGAGGCTTCCGGACTATTGGCGGCCTATCCGAACCCCGCAACCGACCGGTTGAAATTCAAGAATTTCACGAATGTGAAATCAGTGGTACTGCACAATGCGGCGGGCGTAAAAGTACTCGACCGCAAGTCGGTAACCTCGGAAGGGCTCGATATCAGCAAACTCGCTCCGGGTGTGTACTCGGTCAAACTGATCTTGACCGACGGCAGCGAAAGCGTCCAAAAGATCGTCATAGTTAGGTAA
- a CDS encoding RagB/SusD family nutrient uptake outer membrane protein — MKTLRFSKIALVAIFGLISYSCKDSFLDKPALGSLSDAQLSTKAGVQSLLIGAYAALDGNGVGAANAWDAAADNWIYGSIAGGDAKKGSDGADQPGINSIMIYSAGPSNGFFNSKWRAAYEGINRANTVLKFIPLVTTGITDAEKTDYAAQARFLRGHYYFELKKMFNMVPWVDENTPDPAAVKNDVDIWPNIEADFKFAMDNLPATQPEVGRVNKWAAAAYLAKTFLYEKKYNEAKTTFDQVIASGVTSNGLKYDLLPKYQDNFDAAQKNLAESVFAIQMAANDGTNTIDNANTGGMLNFPYNSPFRCCGFYQPSIDLANSFQTDANGLPKVDNYNVTTLKNDMGIKSEAAFTPDAITPLDPRIDWTVGRRGIPFLDWGNHPGQTWIRDQSYAGPYSPKKNIYWQATQDKYSDQHSWAPGTAINVQVIRFADVLLMAAEAEAQLNNLAKAQEYVNRVRARAAKPESWVYTYIDPDKPMGGFTKTPAANYKIAQYPAGAFAAKGKEGALAAIYFERKLELAMEGHRFFDLSRWGIAEQTLNAYIAFEGKITPDVRGGKFQKNVNEYYPIPQRQIDLSTKNGVSSLKQNPGYQ; from the coding sequence ATGAAGACATTGAGATTTTCAAAAATAGCGCTGGTTGCGATTTTCGGGTTGATTTCCTATTCCTGTAAGGATAGCTTTCTGGACAAGCCTGCATTGGGCTCCCTGAGCGACGCCCAATTGAGCACCAAAGCCGGTGTACAAAGCTTGCTTATAGGGGCATATGCGGCCCTGGACGGAAACGGGGTAGGGGCTGCCAACGCCTGGGACGCGGCTGCCGATAACTGGATTTACGGCAGCATTGCCGGCGGTGACGCCAAAAAAGGCAGCGACGGTGCCGACCAGCCGGGTATCAACTCCATTATGATTTACAGCGCAGGCCCCAGCAATGGGTTTTTCAACAGCAAATGGCGGGCTGCCTATGAGGGTATCAACCGTGCCAATACTGTACTGAAATTCATTCCGCTCGTGACGACCGGCATTACCGACGCAGAGAAGACCGACTACGCCGCCCAGGCCCGTTTCCTGCGCGGGCATTACTATTTTGAGTTGAAAAAAATGTTCAACATGGTGCCGTGGGTGGATGAAAATACGCCCGACCCGGCCGCTGTAAAGAACGATGTCGATATCTGGCCGAATATCGAGGCTGATTTCAAGTTTGCAATGGATAATCTGCCGGCCACGCAGCCGGAGGTGGGCCGTGTGAACAAATGGGCGGCTGCGGCTTACCTGGCCAAAACATTTTTGTATGAAAAGAAGTACAACGAGGCCAAAACGACCTTCGACCAGGTGATCGCGTCGGGTGTGACCAGCAATGGTCTGAAATATGATTTGTTGCCCAAATACCAGGACAACTTCGATGCTGCGCAAAAGAACCTGGCCGAATCGGTGTTTGCGATCCAGATGGCAGCCAACGACGGGACCAACACGATCGACAATGCCAACACCGGCGGTATGCTCAACTTCCCATACAACTCGCCGTTCCGTTGCTGCGGATTCTACCAGCCCAGTATCGACCTGGCAAATTCGTTCCAGACCGATGCCAACGGTTTGCCCAAGGTAGACAACTACAATGTGACGACCCTGAAAAACGACATGGGTATCAAATCCGAGGCCGCATTTACGCCGGATGCCATCACGCCACTCGATCCCCGCATCGACTGGACAGTGGGTCGCCGGGGTATCCCGTTCCTTGACTGGGGTAACCACCCGGGCCAGACCTGGATCCGCGATCAGAGCTACGCCGGGCCATATTCGCCCAAAAAGAACATTTACTGGCAAGCTACCCAGGACAAATATTCGGACCAGCATTCCTGGGCGCCGGGAACGGCTATCAACGTGCAGGTGATCCGTTTTGCCGATGTGCTACTCATGGCGGCCGAAGCGGAGGCACAGCTCAACAACCTCGCTAAGGCACAGGAATATGTGAATCGCGTTCGCGCACGTGCTGCGAAGCCCGAGAGCTGGGTGTATACCTATATAGACCCTGACAAGCCAATGGGCGGTTTTACCAAAACACCTGCCGCGAACTATAAAATCGCGCAATACCCTGCCGGTGCTTTTGCGGCGAAAGGTAAGGAAGGCGCGTTGGCTGCTATTTATTTCGAACGCAAGCTGGAACTTGCTATGGAAGGCCACCGCTTCTTCGACCTTTCGCGCTGGGGCATTGCCGAACAGACCCTGAACGCCTACATCGCGTTCGAAGGCAAAATCACGCCCGATGTACGTGGAGGGAAGTTCCAGAAAAATGTGAATGAGTATTACCCGATTCCACAGCGGCAGATCGACCTTAGTACCAAAAACGGGGTGTCCTCACTGAAACAGAATCCTGGTTACCAGTAA
- a CDS encoding YceI family protein, with amino-acid sequence MSKTTWNVDVAHSEVQFKVKHLVISTVTGFFRNFSGTALTDGDSFENADVNFTIDVNSVDTGQPGRDEHLRNADFFEAEKYPEFRFVSTSLKKDKGDVYKLVGDLTIKGITKEVEFTAEYGGTERDPWGNTKAGFEVTGTIDRKDFGVTFNSLTETGGLALGENIKILANIQLAKQA; translated from the coding sequence ATGTCAAAGACAACGTGGAATGTAGATGTAGCGCATTCGGAAGTTCAGTTTAAAGTAAAACACCTCGTTATTTCAACCGTAACCGGCTTTTTTCGCAATTTCAGCGGCACGGCGTTGACGGACGGCGACAGTTTTGAAAATGCCGACGTCAATTTTACGATCGACGTCAACAGCGTCGATACCGGCCAGCCGGGGCGCGACGAGCATTTACGCAATGCCGATTTTTTCGAAGCCGAAAAATATCCCGAGTTCCGTTTTGTTTCGACCTCCCTCAAAAAGGACAAAGGCGATGTGTACAAGCTCGTGGGTGACCTGACCATCAAAGGCATTACCAAAGAGGTGGAATTCACTGCCGAATACGGCGGCACCGAGCGCGATCCCTGGGGCAACACCAAGGCCGGGTTTGAAGTGACAGGCACAATCGATCGTAAGGATTTCGGGGTGACATTCAACTCGCTGACTGAAACCGGCGGCCTCGCATTGGGGGAAAATATCAAGATACTGGCCAATATCCAGCTCGCGAAACAGGCATAA